Genomic window (Primulina eburnea isolate SZY01 chromosome 8, ASM2296580v1, whole genome shotgun sequence):
AAAGAATCTCAGTTATGTTGACACTATTGCGGCGGAAATTAGAAGACTCTTAGGTGTCATCATTGCCCATCCATCTGTTCTATCTGTTCGAGTTTTGCTTCTCTAAAGAAGATGAGaggctaaaaataaaattgagtcCCCTTTTGTTTGAGAGAATgagaatttttataattttgtaATCTTGATCTTGATCATATTTTGTAATCTTGATCTTGATCATATTTCTTAATAATATaagttttaatatatatatatatatatatatatatatatatttatatattgaatGACATTTAATTCACACTTTCCAAATTTCTGTAATTCAACTTACACATAAGGGCGTCCTTGGGACCAATATTCTTATAATTATCAGATTTCAATAATTTCATTTCATTGATATCCTTTGAAACTAATTATTTGCATCGGTGTCGTTGATGCATCCAAGAAATTGGGACATTTTCTCATGCTTTCAAAATTTCATTTGTACAGATAGTCCACCTCTTTTATGTTCACGTAAACTCTTCGGATTCCTTGTAAAATCCTCTTCCATTGGTCGATCAATTACTCGAGATTATCTAAGCTTGAAGTCAAGGATCCATCACTTTTTTCGAGCATCAAAAGCTCAAACGGGATTTGGATTCGAAGTTGGAACCATGCTCTTGGTGAGAAAGTACTGGTTTAAACATTAATATTATTCTAAAAGATGAGTAAGTTTGACGATGATCAGTCGAAGGTGAAGCGGAAAAGAGCAAAGACAAGAAGAATCAAAGCCAAGAATCCCCCGCCAATCAGTTTCTTCGTCCATTGGTTTTGTGTGTGGAAAATCGATAGTGATTTGAAAATCAAACATTTGTCGAATCTCTTGCTAGCTTAGTGGATAATGAATCATCACACGAAGGATGTCTTTAATTTGGCTTGGAATTTATCCAAAATATTATCAGTAGTCGTTTCAAGAAAAGTATTATCGTAATGTCTATAtacttttattaatttaatacaTCTCTTGCGAGACGTTCTAATGGATattctatctatatatatttacaataataagtaatGTTTTTTTATGAATCACCCAATGACTCGTAAGATGTTGATCTTACAAAATATTTTGCGTTATTAATTATGCTTTTGAACCAATTAATGAATAGATAAGAAGACTAATATCGTACGTTAAGAATCGATAGAGATTGGTAATCATGCCTTGGAACCAATTCACGAATAGATTAGAAGACTAACTTCTATGCCCTTTTAAAACCTTTTAGAAGGACAaaaaataaacacgaggattgCTATCTAATAATCTTTTGGGCACCATTTATACGTGTCATTATTTTGTCGGTTTATGCAAGGGTTTTAGTTGTTGTGAACGGTGCTATTATTTCTTTGCGATTATTCtgttaaatttcaaatttattggcAAATATAGTGGAAATAACAACgaaaaataaaatgtaaatATGACCTCTTGATTATGATATTATggttttgacaaaaatttgtgtgagacggtctcataagtcgtattttatgagacggatctcttatttggatcatccatgaaaaagtattattttttatgctaagagtattactttttattgtgaatatcggcagggttgacccgtatcacacataaagattcgtgagatcgtctcacaaaagacctactttATCCTTATATGTTAATTgctatatatgatttaaatttttatttggcaGTCATCAAAACGTTTCACTAACTTTCAATTAATATACGGAAGCTAGCATCAACGGTGTAAAAATATGGGATATTATACTCTTTGGAAAATACCATATTTCCCCCAATTTTCGTTTAAAGTAattaaacattaaaaaaaaaattatttaattattttattttagaaaCTAAATTCCACTAAATTTATGCACACTTTTTCAGTATTCTtgatcaaaatttattttatatatggaTGTTGGAAAATACAATtatgataaaaatttaaaatcaatcaAGTAAAACATGCTGATTCTGTGTCAAAAACATATAACCAACCAATCGAATCTTTTTATTACAAAGAATCTGGTTGATTTCCTCTTTTACCCTTCCCttttatttttactattttaCACACATGTATATAATAGCCCCAGCCCTTTCGCTAAGTCTTAAAGCACACCAGAAAAGGATATACATAGAGACAAATCAGACAATCGGTTTTTGTGAGAGAAAAAATGGGTGAAATTTATAAAGAAATGAACTTAGATGGTGGCTCAACTTATGTTCCAAAAACCATAGCACAAATCCTCGCAGACGTTTCAATGGTGGGTGATCTTGCAAAGAAAGCATCCATGCTGGGATTTCATATCCGTGAAATGGAAAAAGAGATTTCAAAAATCGAATATTTCAAAcgggaacttcctcagtacatgcaCTTCTTAGAGGACGGTAAGTTGTATCCCTCTTTGTCTGGGATTTATTGTTACGTCGATGAGCTTGCTTTTGGAGAATGCATAAAGAATTCATCTTTATTTATTGTGACGATTTTCTAGCGACTGAAACATTAAAGAAAGAGATGCTGCGGTGGAAAGGCCAAGAAAAAGGACCAGTAATGGTGGAATTCTCGCAGACCAAGGGTAATTTGGAGGGGTGTGGAGGGGTAAATGGAACACTCGACATCAGCGAGAAAAAGAGCTGGATGCGTTCTGTTAATCTCTGGAGCACCCCTGTTCATTATGAAGAAGATAGCTTTGATACCAATCAAGACTCTGCTTTTCACCAAGAATCAGTTAAGCCTCTATTGCCTTTATCTTGCATTTTTCGAGGTAACATCAAATGTTCGAATATTAAGTAATTTTAATACATGCAATTAATTTGTGGTGGACTTGGATAATTTTCC
Coding sequences:
- the LOC140837646 gene encoding transcription factor HHO5-like, coding for MGEIYKEMNLDGGSTYVPKTIAQILADVSMVGDLAKKASMLGFHIREMEKEISKIEYFKRELPQYMHFLEDATETLKKEMLRWKGQEKGPVMVEFSQTKGNLEGCGGVNGTLDISEKKSWMRSVNLWSTPVHYEEDSFDTNQDSAFHQESSHKGNPGEKLFEGYALKNRGGAFLPYKKPGNNEREVADSVDSMGTSIDLNVIAGDQQLQKQKRRRCWSPELHKRFVDALHQLGGVHEATPKQIKELMKVHGLTNDQVKSHLQKYRLHI